Proteins from one Corticium candelabrum chromosome 4, ooCorCand1.1, whole genome shotgun sequence genomic window:
- the LOC134178447 gene encoding uncharacterized protein LOC134178447: MASGDSDFEEISARIRETQGMLTSVSERVRAERDQLERDFPKLQKFEGKPIKLDIGGFIFKTSLETLRKDTDSMLASMFSGRFDMKEQEDGSYFIDRDPTHFRFILNFLRTGKVIVPHDTIAREELLLEAEFYNIKPIIDKLNETTDSQSAIQPVVSEFSSSTLMKTEDKRVLLSWLSGQMNWRLIYKASRDGYRAADFHRCCDNKGETISVIHTTGGYLFGGYTDVPWTSARVGVYKRSSQSFLFAFWSSALGNTAVKATIVDSNHAVYHRADVCCAFGGGSNICISDSSNTNFNSYSNWSNGEYYSYPPGVTSNKYWLVGQQTFQTQDIEVFGH; the protein is encoded by the coding sequence ATGGCGAGTGGTGATTCTGATTTTGAAGAAATTAGTGCTCGCATTAGAGAGACTCAAGGCATGCTAACGTCTGTAAGTGAGCGAGTGAGAGCAGAAAGAGATCAGTTGGAGCGAGATTTCCCCAAACTGCAGAAATTTGAAGGAAAACCGATCAAACTGGATATCGGAGGTTTCATATTCAAAACATCACTGGAGACATTGAGGAAAGATACGGATTCCATGCTAGCCAGCATGTTCAGTGGAAGGTTTGATATGAAAGAACAAGAGGACGGGTCCTACTTTATAGATCGAGATCCAACTCATTTTCGCTTTATTCTCAACTTTCTCAGAACAGGGAAGGTCATCGTCCCTCACGATACGATCGCTAGAGAAGAACTGCTGTTGGAGGCGGAGTTTTATAACATCAAACCAATCATAGACAAACTCAATGAGACAACAGATTCACAATCAGCAATACAGCCAGTGGTAAGTGAGTTTAGTAGCAGCACTCTGATGAAGACAGAAGATAAACGTGTTCTTCTGTCTTGGTTGAGTGGGCAAATGAATTGGCGTCTCATCTACAAGGCAAGCAGGGATGGTTATAGAGCTGCTGATTTTCATCGTTGCTGTGACAACAAAGGAGAAACGATCAGTGTGATACACACTACTGGAGGATATTTGTTTGGAGGATATACTGATGTGCCATGGACAAGTGCACGTGTTGGTGTATACAAACGGAGCTCACAAtcttttctgtttgctttctgGTCTTCAGCTCTGGGAAACACTGCAGTAAAGGCTACAATAGTCGACAGTAATCATGCAGTTTATCATAGGGCTGACGTCTGTTGTGCATTTGGAGGAGGTAgcaatatttgcatttctgATTCCAGTAATACCAATTTCAACAGCTACAGCAATTGGTCCAATGGTGAGTATTACAGTTACCCACCAGGTGTCACTTCTAACAAATATTGGCTTGTTGGACAACAAACCTTTCAGACACAAGACATTGAAGTGTTTGGACATTAA